From Gaiellales bacterium, one genomic window encodes:
- a CDS encoding WYL domain-containing protein, with the protein MTHDSDKLIRQLSLVAYLMAEQRPVTARDVKNNVEGYANMGDEAFARRYYADRSELQGLGVPITSGRDEFTGEELYNLRQENYFLPPIDLTDAELAALQTSFYLLEGQFAYAEPLRLALQNLALGRAQHQIDPGPKTARVELLGSVYTPEISQRLAKLEQAISKQRTIRFTYWTARSDTTAERTVNPYGLFELNGVWYVVGDDCTIEDPAQARKTFRISRMRGEIKFATRRERDFRIPADFNVTVYRDRMPWQLDPEPAGVAKLAVSADDTWLVDRLYGGNGEFEEHEDGSATLTTEYSNLEGLSQAILLMNGRIRPIEPDDLVAMVRDDLERVMHLHEDEASDPAAAARDQSTGDEPTGAPSRSQGPVAPERFALLQALLAFLLERCGDDASAKVSSDDIRDRFHLTQQELQEHLDLLNLVNFGGGCYAVYCSTENGSVLVDKELYGDTFRRPARLSPLEAKALLRALDVVAPVIAAEGHSSLQAVRDKISAAFGEYTLADTPEPHDGGDEESTVTTLNEGVRQRLLVRIGYHSRSSNDFSQREIEPYLLRRDQRGWYVEAYDRTKGGRRTFKVSFVRDAELLDQEYEPREDMRDLEQHLGGEVGTARVLFSPARARYEREGRRDVTMLRDGSALAAVSYGSLSWLVPEILKNRGEAEVLDPPHVRESVREAADRMLRSVTAAPARR; encoded by the coding sequence TTGACTCACGACTCCGACAAGCTCATCCGCCAGCTGTCGCTCGTCGCCTATCTGATGGCGGAACAGCGACCGGTCACAGCCCGTGACGTGAAGAACAACGTCGAGGGCTACGCCAACATGGGCGACGAGGCGTTCGCGCGCCGGTACTACGCCGACCGCTCGGAGCTGCAGGGCCTGGGCGTGCCGATCACCTCGGGCCGCGATGAGTTCACCGGCGAGGAGCTCTACAACCTGCGCCAGGAGAACTATTTCCTGCCGCCGATCGACCTGACCGACGCCGAGCTGGCCGCCCTGCAGACGAGCTTCTACCTGCTGGAGGGCCAGTTCGCGTACGCCGAGCCGCTGCGCCTCGCGCTCCAGAACCTCGCGCTGGGTCGCGCGCAGCATCAGATCGACCCGGGGCCCAAGACCGCACGCGTGGAACTGCTCGGCAGCGTCTACACGCCCGAGATCTCGCAGCGGCTGGCGAAGCTCGAGCAGGCGATCAGCAAGCAGCGCACCATCAGGTTCACCTACTGGACGGCCCGCAGCGACACGACCGCCGAGCGGACCGTCAACCCGTACGGGCTGTTCGAGCTGAACGGCGTCTGGTACGTGGTCGGCGACGACTGCACGATCGAGGATCCCGCACAGGCACGCAAGACGTTCCGCATCTCGCGCATGCGAGGCGAGATCAAGTTCGCGACCCGCCGCGAGCGCGACTTCCGGATACCGGCCGACTTCAACGTCACCGTCTACCGCGACCGCATGCCCTGGCAGCTCGACCCGGAGCCGGCCGGCGTGGCCAAGCTCGCGGTCTCCGCCGATGACACGTGGCTGGTCGACCGGCTCTACGGCGGGAACGGCGAGTTCGAGGAGCATGAGGACGGCTCGGCGACCCTGACCACCGAGTATTCCAACCTCGAGGGCCTGTCACAGGCGATCCTGCTGATGAACGGACGGATACGTCCGATCGAGCCGGACGACCTCGTGGCCATGGTGCGCGACGACCTCGAGCGGGTCATGCACCTCCACGAGGACGAGGCGAGCGATCCCGCGGCAGCGGCGCGCGACCAGTCGACCGGTGACGAGCCGACCGGCGCACCCTCCCGGTCGCAGGGGCCCGTCGCCCCCGAGCGGTTCGCCCTGCTCCAGGCGTTGCTCGCCTTCCTGCTCGAGCGCTGCGGGGACGATGCGTCGGCGAAGGTGTCGTCGGACGACATCCGCGACCGGTTCCACCTCACGCAGCAGGAGCTGCAGGAGCACCTCGACCTGCTCAACCTCGTCAACTTCGGGGGCGGCTGCTATGCGGTCTACTGCTCGACCGAGAATGGGTCGGTGCTCGTCGACAAGGAGCTGTACGGCGACACGTTCCGCCGCCCCGCACGCCTCTCCCCGCTCGAGGCGAAGGCGCTGCTCCGCGCGCTCGACGTCGTCGCACCCGTGATCGCCGCCGAGGGCCACAGCAGCCTGCAGGCCGTGCGCGACAAGATCTCCGCGGCGTTCGGGGAGTACACGCTGGCCGACACGCCCGAGCCGCACGACGGCGGTGACGAGGAGTCGACGGTGACCACGCTGAACGAGGGCGTGCGGCAGCGCCTGCTCGTGCGGATCGGATACCACTCGCGGTCGAGCAACGACTTCTCGCAGCGGGAGATCGAGCCATATCTGCTGCGCCGGGACCAGCGCGGCTGGTATGTGGAGGCGTACGACCGGACGAAGGGCGGGCGCCGGACATTCAAGGTCTCGTTCGTCCGCGATGCGGAGCTCCTCGACCAGGAATACGAGCCGCGTGAGGACATGCGCGATTTGGAGCAGCATCTCGGGGGCGAGGTCGGCACGGCCCGCGTGCTGTTCTCCCCGGCGCGTGCGCGGTACGAGCGCGAGGGCCGGCGCGACGTCACCATGCTGCGCGACGGCTCCGCGCTGGCCGCGGTCAGCTACGGCTCGCTGAGCTGGCTCGTCCCCGAAATCCTGAAGAACCGCGGTGAGGCCGAGGTGCTCGACCCGCCGCACGTGCGCGAGAGCGTCCGCGAGGCGGCCGATCGCATGCTGCGCTCGGTCACCGCCGCGCCGGCGCGCCGCTGA
- the dinB gene encoding DNA polymerase IV — MIAHLDLDAFFAAVELHRRPELRGKPLVVGGDPRGRGVVSTASYEARRYGIRSAMSCAEALRRCPHAVFVRPDHSTYREWSRRVWDVVRERAPVVEQIGIDEGYLTLAPGDPPEQAAAVQRAIREQVRLSASLGVATCKVVCKIASDVRKPGGITYVPAGGEASFLAPLDVRRLPGVGPKSEQRLAALSITTIGGLAQLDDARMAELLPGRGWLELRDRARGIDPRAVSGEPGEAVSVSTEETFDVDIADRAELRARLRSMAGPLADGLQRDGRNARTVTAKLRYADFSIVTRSQSLAVGTDDREQIADLACTLLDRALDARPGALRLVGVGVSGFELHKQLSLGV, encoded by the coding sequence GTGATCGCACATCTCGACCTGGACGCATTCTTCGCGGCCGTCGAGCTGCACCGCCGGCCCGAGCTGCGCGGGAAGCCACTCGTGGTCGGCGGAGATCCACGCGGCCGGGGGGTGGTGTCGACGGCCAGCTACGAGGCGCGCAGATACGGCATCCGGTCGGCGATGAGCTGCGCGGAGGCGCTGCGGCGATGCCCACACGCCGTGTTCGTGCGGCCCGATCACAGCACCTACCGCGAATGGTCGCGCCGGGTGTGGGACGTCGTGCGGGAGCGGGCGCCCGTGGTCGAGCAGATCGGCATCGACGAGGGCTACCTGACGCTTGCACCGGGCGACCCGCCCGAGCAGGCGGCCGCCGTGCAACGGGCGATCCGCGAGCAGGTGCGCCTGTCGGCGTCGCTCGGCGTCGCGACCTGCAAGGTGGTGTGCAAGATCGCCTCTGACGTGCGCAAGCCGGGCGGCATCACGTACGTGCCGGCCGGCGGCGAAGCGTCCTTCCTGGCGCCGCTGGACGTCCGGCGGCTTCCCGGCGTCGGCCCCAAGAGCGAGCAGCGGCTCGCGGCGCTCTCGATCACGACGATCGGCGGGCTCGCCCAGCTCGATGACGCCCGGATGGCGGAGCTGCTCCCCGGGCGCGGCTGGCTCGAGCTGCGCGACCGGGCACGCGGGATCGATCCGCGGGCCGTGTCGGGCGAGCCGGGCGAGGCCGTGTCGGTGTCCACCGAGGAGACGTTCGACGTGGACATCGCCGATCGCGCGGAGCTCCGGGCGCGTCTACGGTCGATGGCAGGTCCGCTCGCGGACGGCCTGCAGCGCGACGGTCGCAACGCCCGAACGGTGACGGCGAAGCTCCGCTACGCGGACTTTTCCATCGTCACCCGGTCACAGTCACTGGCGGTCGGAACCGACGACCGCGAGCAGATCGCCGACCTGGCGTGCACGCTGCTCGACCGGGCGCTCGACGCACGGCCGGGCGCGCTACGTCTGGTCGGCGTGGGGGTGTCGGGCTTCGAGCTGCACAAGCAGCTCAGCCTCGGCGTCTAG
- a CDS encoding histone deacetylase produces MSELFGRHDPGPGHPERPERYAAVAAAVRAAGAPVREAPPAPADALERVHAPAYLEPLERFCTAGGGALDPDTVVTGVSWRAAIRGAGGAMAAVDAVAADPSRSAFSFGRPPGHHAEAARAMGFCIVNSAAVAAAHARHTLGMDRVAVLDWDAHHGNGTQAIFYEDPTVLYVSLHQHPFYPGTGTAAERGAGDGVGATVNLPLPAGTGEDAFLEAFRAHALPAIERFGPDLAIVSAGFDAHRDDPLCSLGVTADGFGTMASELRERFGGLALVLEGGYDLGALESGVGAVLTALAA; encoded by the coding sequence ATGAGCGAGCTGTTCGGGCGGCACGATCCCGGGCCGGGACACCCGGAGCGACCCGAGCGCTACGCGGCCGTCGCGGCGGCCGTGCGGGCGGCCGGAGCTCCGGTCCGGGAGGCGCCGCCCGCCCCGGCGGACGCGCTCGAGCGGGTGCACGCGCCGGCCTATCTCGAGCCCCTGGAGCGGTTCTGCACCGCCGGGGGTGGGGCGCTCGACCCGGACACCGTCGTCACCGGTGTCTCCTGGCGAGCCGCGATCCGCGGCGCAGGCGGCGCGATGGCGGCCGTGGACGCGGTCGCCGCCGACCCGTCCCGCTCCGCGTTCAGCTTCGGGCGCCCGCCCGGCCACCATGCCGAGGCGGCGCGGGCGATGGGCTTCTGCATCGTCAACAGCGCAGCGGTCGCGGCCGCCCACGCCCGCCACACGCTCGGCATGGATCGCGTGGCGGTGCTCGACTGGGACGCCCACCATGGGAACGGCACCCAGGCGATCTTCTACGAGGACCCCACGGTGCTGTACGTGTCGCTGCACCAGCATCCGTTCTACCCGGGCACCGGCACGGCGGCCGAGCGAGGCGCAGGTGACGGCGTCGGCGCGACGGTGAACCTCCCGCTCCCGGCGGGCACCGGAGAGGACGCGTTCCTGGAGGCATTCCGGGCGCACGCCCTTCCGGCGATCGAGCGGTTCGGCCCCGACCTGGCGATCGTGTCGGCCGGTTTCGACGCCCACCGCGACGACCCGCTCTGCTCGCTCGGCGTGACGGCGGATGGGTTCGGCACCATGGCGAGCGAGCTGCGGGAGCGGTTCGGCGGTCTGGCGCTCGTGCTCGAGGGCGGCTATGACTTGGGCGCGCTCGAGTCCGGTGTCGGCGCCGTGCTGACCGCGCTGGCGGCGTGA
- a CDS encoding aldehyde dehydrogenase family protein — protein MAATETVHKLYVGGEWYETGETRDVTSPFDGSVVGRVAYGGGDDARRAIDAAERAMQSPLPAHRRAAILDAVAELLRERREDFARTIALEAGKPVTTALVEVDRAVQTITFSALEARRLTGETVGMDAHPAGENKAGLIMRVPIGVVGAISPFNFPLNLVCHKVGPGFAAGCAVVLKPAGATPLSALLLARAFADAGQPAGWLNVVVGKSSEIGDVLTGDERVRMITFTGSSQVGWGIRERGHKKKVSLELGNSTPLIVLADGDLDKAAAAIAANGYAFAGQSCISVQRVYVEDSAHDALLEKLVPKVQALKVGDPLDPDTQVGPVIDRENRDRIKSWVDAAEASGATLLAGGDVNDDGLLQPTLLGNVSLDMDVACREVFGPVVTVSRVSGLDEAIEQANGTDYGLQAGIFTQDISKAMQAARRLDFGGVTINEAPTFRADQMPYGGVKESGNTREGPKFAVQEMTEPRMVVISL, from the coding sequence ATGGCTGCGACCGAGACCGTGCACAAGCTCTACGTCGGCGGCGAGTGGTACGAGACGGGCGAGACCCGGGACGTCACTTCCCCGTTCGACGGCAGCGTCGTCGGCCGGGTCGCCTACGGAGGCGGCGACGACGCCCGCCGGGCGATCGACGCCGCCGAGCGGGCGATGCAGAGCCCGCTGCCGGCCCACCGCCGCGCGGCGATTCTCGACGCAGTCGCAGAGCTGCTGCGCGAGCGGCGCGAGGACTTCGCCCGCACGATCGCGCTCGAGGCGGGCAAGCCGGTGACGACCGCCCTTGTCGAGGTCGACCGCGCCGTGCAGACGATCACCTTCTCGGCGCTCGAGGCTCGCCGGCTGACCGGGGAGACGGTCGGCATGGACGCCCACCCCGCGGGCGAGAACAAGGCCGGCCTGATCATGCGCGTGCCGATCGGAGTGGTCGGGGCGATCTCGCCCTTCAACTTCCCGCTGAACCTCGTCTGCCACAAGGTGGGGCCGGGATTCGCGGCCGGCTGCGCGGTGGTGCTCAAGCCGGCCGGCGCCACGCCGCTCTCCGCGCTGCTGCTCGCGCGGGCCTTCGCCGACGCCGGGCAGCCGGCCGGGTGGCTCAACGTCGTGGTCGGCAAGTCGAGCGAGATCGGCGACGTGCTGACCGGCGACGAGCGCGTGCGCATGATCACGTTCACCGGCTCGTCGCAGGTCGGGTGGGGCATCCGCGAGCGCGGGCACAAGAAGAAGGTCTCGCTCGAGCTCGGCAACTCCACGCCGCTGATCGTGCTTGCCGACGGTGACCTCGACAAGGCCGCGGCGGCGATCGCAGCCAACGGCTACGCGTTTGCCGGCCAAAGCTGCATCTCGGTGCAGCGGGTGTACGTCGAGGACTCCGCACACGACGCCCTGCTCGAAAAGCTGGTGCCGAAGGTGCAGGCGCTCAAGGTGGGCGACCCGCTCGATCCCGACACGCAGGTCGGCCCGGTGATCGACCGGGAGAACCGCGACCGGATCAAGAGCTGGGTCGACGCGGCGGAGGCGAGCGGGGCGACCCTGCTGGCCGGTGGCGACGTGAACGACGACGGCCTGCTGCAGCCGACGCTGCTCGGCAACGTGTCCCTGGACATGGACGTCGCCTGCCGCGAGGTGTTCGGCCCCGTCGTGACGGTGTCCCGGGTGTCCGGGCTGGACGAGGCGATCGAGCAGGCCAACGGCACGGACTACGGGCTGCAGGCAGGGATCTTCACCCAGGACATCTCGAAGGCCATGCAGGCCGCGCGCCGGCTCGACTTCGGCGGGGTCACGATCAACGAGGCGCCGACCTTCCGCGCCGACCAGATGCCCTACGGCGGCGTCAAGGAGTCCGGCAACACGCGCGAGGGGCCGAAGTTCGCGGTGCAGGAGATGACCGAGCCGCGGATGGTCGTGATCAGCCTGTAG
- a CDS encoding acetolactate synthase large subunit — MKTAADVFVRCLENEGVRHVFGIPGEETLDLNEALDASSSIQFVPVRHEQGGAFMADAYGRLTGRAGVCLGTLGPGATNLVTGIADAFLDRAPVVALTGQTDLSEMHKESHQYIDVVRMMKPVTKWNARVHDPDIIPEAVRKAFAVAEREKPGATHLELPADVMELPLEADPVPRRAPTLSEPVAAELHRAAELLQLAERPVILAGNGVARQNAAGALRRFVQQTGLNVITTFMGKGVVDADDEHALFTAGLSAQDYPKGFMGKADLVVCIGYDLVEWSPVNWNPKRDRRVICIDTTPAESDAHYVPDVELTGDISHILTHLGNLVSEKPPAHVDAPDYSQMIRDALESHSDDGFPVKPQRVLRDLRALMGPNDLLISDVGAHKLWISRLWPAHEPNTVLISNGAAAMGFALPAAVAARMVLPKERRVVTISGDGGFLMNVQELETAKRLGLAFVNIVWSDSAYGVIEVHQQRKFGHLAGTKFTNPDLVKLAESFGVAGMRVASADDVAPTIERALSLDVPSVVEIPIDYRENRKFSMNLADLVKVGEGV, encoded by the coding sequence ATGAAGACCGCTGCCGACGTGTTCGTCCGCTGCCTCGAGAACGAGGGCGTCCGCCACGTGTTCGGCATCCCCGGCGAAGAGACCCTCGACCTCAACGAGGCGCTCGACGCATCGTCCTCGATCCAGTTCGTGCCCGTACGCCACGAGCAGGGCGGCGCGTTCATGGCGGATGCGTACGGCCGGCTGACGGGCCGCGCCGGCGTCTGCCTGGGCACCCTCGGCCCGGGAGCGACGAACCTGGTCACCGGTATCGCCGACGCGTTCCTCGACCGAGCGCCGGTCGTTGCGCTGACCGGGCAGACCGACCTCTCCGAGATGCACAAGGAGAGCCATCAGTACATCGACGTCGTCCGGATGATGAAGCCGGTGACCAAGTGGAACGCGCGCGTCCACGACCCCGACATCATCCCCGAGGCCGTGCGCAAGGCATTCGCGGTCGCCGAGCGCGAGAAGCCTGGCGCCACGCACCTCGAGCTGCCCGCCGACGTCATGGAGCTACCGCTCGAAGCAGACCCCGTACCGCGCCGCGCGCCCACCCTGTCGGAGCCGGTCGCGGCGGAGCTGCACCGCGCCGCCGAGCTGCTCCAGCTCGCAGAGCGGCCCGTCATCCTGGCGGGCAACGGCGTCGCGCGCCAGAACGCGGCCGGCGCGCTGCGCCGGTTCGTGCAGCAGACCGGCCTGAATGTGATCACCACGTTCATGGGCAAGGGGGTGGTCGACGCCGACGACGAGCATGCGCTGTTCACGGCGGGCCTCAGCGCACAGGACTACCCGAAGGGCTTCATGGGCAAGGCCGACCTCGTCGTCTGCATCGGGTACGACCTCGTGGAGTGGTCGCCCGTCAACTGGAACCCGAAGCGGGACCGGCGCGTGATCTGCATCGACACGACGCCGGCCGAGAGCGACGCGCACTACGTCCCGGACGTCGAGCTGACCGGCGACATCTCGCACATCCTGACGCACCTCGGCAACCTCGTGTCCGAGAAGCCGCCGGCCCACGTCGACGCCCCCGACTACAGCCAGATGATCCGCGATGCGCTCGAGTCGCACTCGGACGACGGCTTTCCTGTGAAGCCGCAGCGCGTGCTGCGCGACCTGCGGGCGCTGATGGGGCCGAACGACCTGCTCATCTCCGACGTCGGCGCCCACAAGCTGTGGATCTCGCGCCTCTGGCCGGCCCACGAGCCGAACACGGTGCTGATCTCGAACGGCGCGGCCGCGATGGGGTTCGCCCTCCCCGCCGCCGTGGCGGCCAGGATGGTGCTCCCCAAGGAGCGCCGGGTGGTCACGATCTCGGGCGACGGCGGCTTCCTGATGAACGTGCAGGAGCTCGAGACCGCGAAACGGCTGGGCCTCGCGTTCGTCAACATCGTCTGGTCGGACAGCGCCTACGGCGTGATCGAGGTGCACCAGCAGCGAAAGTTCGGGCACCTCGCCGGCACCAAGTTCACGAATCCCGATCTGGTCAAGCTGGCCGAGAGCTTCGGCGTGGCGGGCATGCGCGTCGCCTCCGCGGACGATGTCGCGCCCACCATCGAGCGGGCGCTCTCGCTGGACGTGCCGTCCGTTGTGGAGATTCCGATCGACTACCGCGAGAACCGCAAGTTCTCCATGAATCTGGCCGACCTGGTGAAGGTCGGAGAGGGGGTCTGA
- a CDS encoding dodecin family protein has translation MINTRIAILSADDRDTVPAAGGRRFGDVPVTKVIEVIGSSTESSDDAVRQALAAATRSVRGITRIEVISMTCEVADGTITRWDVLVKMLFPVEPR, from the coding sequence ATGATCAACACCCGCATCGCTATCCTCTCGGCGGACGACCGGGACACGGTACCAGCAGCAGGCGGGCGGAGGTTCGGCGACGTGCCGGTGACGAAGGTGATCGAGGTGATCGGGAGCTCGACCGAGAGCTCCGACGACGCGGTGCGCCAGGCGCTGGCCGCGGCGACGCGGTCGGTCAGGGGAATCACCCGCATCGAGGTGATATCCATGACCTGCGAGGTCGCCGACGGGACGATCACGCGCTGGGACGTGCTCGTGAAGATGCTGTTCCCAGTCGAGCCGCGGTAG
- a CDS encoding D-glycerate dehydrogenase, which produces MRVLIMQDVSPAGLAELDGFELVQGTDPSGCDGAVCYLVDRIDDAFLGTAGLKGLATVSVGLDHIDLPAAERHGIPIAYTPDVLTEATADLTFALLLGAARRLGEGERYLRAGRWTTWSFDLMLGTDVHGKTLGIVGPGRIGRAVARRAEGFAMRVLFAGRDRGEFDRVLAESDFVAITVPLSSDTRHMIGIDELARMKPGAILVNTSRGPVVDEAALAASLRSGHLGGAGLDVFEDEPNVHPDLLACENALLVPHIGSATRETRDGMARLACRGLAQILRGERPPNLANPQVWPVEAAAPR; this is translated from the coding sequence ATGCGGGTGTTGATCATGCAGGATGTGTCGCCGGCGGGGCTGGCCGAGCTCGACGGATTCGAGCTCGTGCAGGGCACCGATCCGAGTGGCTGCGACGGCGCGGTCTGCTATCTGGTCGACCGGATCGACGACGCGTTCCTCGGCACCGCCGGGCTGAAGGGGCTTGCCACCGTGTCTGTCGGCCTCGATCACATCGACCTCCCGGCGGCCGAGCGCCATGGCATACCGATCGCCTATACGCCCGACGTGCTCACCGAGGCGACCGCCGACCTCACGTTCGCGCTGCTGCTCGGGGCGGCGCGAAGGCTGGGGGAGGGCGAGCGATATCTGCGGGCCGGCAGGTGGACGACGTGGAGCTTCGATCTGATGCTCGGCACCGACGTGCACGGCAAGACGCTGGGGATCGTCGGGCCCGGCCGCATCGGCCGGGCGGTTGCGCGGCGCGCGGAGGGGTTCGCCATGCGGGTGCTGTTTGCGGGCCGCGACCGCGGGGAGTTCGACCGCGTGCTGGCGGAGTCGGACTTCGTCGCCATCACGGTGCCCCTGTCGAGCGACACCCGCCACATGATCGGCATCGACGAGCTCGCGCGGATGAAGCCCGGCGCGATCCTCGTGAACACAAGCCGCGGCCCGGTGGTGGACGAGGCCGCACTCGCGGCATCGCTGAGGTCCGGCCACCTGGGTGGGGCGGGGCTCGACGTCTTCGAGGACGAGCCGAACGTGCATCCCGATCTGCTGGCCTGCGAGAACGCCCTGCTCGTGCCCCACATCGGTTCCGCGACGCGGGAGACGCGCGACGGCATGGCACGGCTGGCCTGCCGGGGGCTGGCGCAGATCCTGCGCGGCGAGCGGCCGCCGAATCTGGCGAACCCGCAGGTCTGGCCGGTGGAGGCGGCGGCACCGCGATGA
- a CDS encoding RidA family protein — MSREAVQVDADALGPYSPAIVGEGRFVYVSGQGAISEGRYQAGSVADETRIAIENMFRILDAAGASPADVVRCGVYLTDMAFFDQMNAAYAEMFPEPRPARTTIGVASLPGGIRVEVDCVAVLPA, encoded by the coding sequence ATGAGCCGGGAGGCCGTTCAGGTCGACGCCGACGCCTTGGGGCCCTATTCGCCGGCAATCGTCGGAGAGGGCCGGTTCGTGTACGTCTCCGGCCAGGGCGCCATCAGCGAGGGGCGCTACCAGGCGGGCAGCGTGGCGGACGAGACGCGCATCGCGATCGAGAACATGTTCCGCATCCTCGACGCGGCCGGGGCCTCGCCCGCCGATGTCGTTCGCTGCGGCGTCTACCTCACCGACATGGCCTTCTTCGACCAGATGAATGCCGCCTACGCCGAGATGTTCCCCGAGCCGCGCCCGGCGCGGACGACGATCGGCGTTGCGTCGCTGCCCGGCGGCATCCGGGTGGAGGTGGACTGCGTCGCGGTGCTGCCGGCCTAA
- a CDS encoding FHA domain-containing protein, protein MHAQDDEVSYTRIIDPAPAGEDLAPPPRGDRPALVWRPRLGEDQTYPLDGRLTKLGRHDENDVVLAGPTVSARHATVRVEPVGVVVEDEGSLNGTFVNGERIEQRLLEEGDRIQIGPHLLLFVPAA, encoded by the coding sequence ATGCACGCACAGGACGACGAGGTCAGCTACACCCGGATCATCGATCCAGCCCCGGCTGGCGAGGACCTGGCGCCGCCTCCGCGCGGCGACCGGCCGGCCCTTGTCTGGCGTCCACGACTGGGCGAAGACCAGACGTACCCGCTCGACGGCCGGCTCACGAAGCTGGGCCGCCACGACGAGAACGATGTCGTCCTGGCCGGGCCAACGGTGTCCGCGCGGCACGCGACTGTTCGGGTGGAGCCGGTGGGCGTGGTGGTCGAGGACGAGGGCAGCCTGAACGGGACGTTCGTGAACGGCGAGCGGATCGAGCAGCGGTTGCTGGAGGAGGGCGATCGCATCCAGATCGGCCCGCACCTGCTGCTGTTCGTCCCGGCCGCCTAG
- a CDS encoding DUF192 domain-containing protein: protein MPRIRVERGPVVCEQGQLATSAWTRTKGLLGRSGMAADDGLWIQPTSSIHMWFMRFAIDVVWAADDGRVLKLVENIKPWRMSFCRGAKVALELPVGAIARSGVQVGDYLVIER from the coding sequence GTGCCGAGAATTCGCGTCGAACGCGGCCCGGTGGTGTGCGAGCAGGGTCAGCTTGCGACGTCGGCGTGGACGCGGACGAAGGGCCTGCTCGGCCGCTCCGGAATGGCCGCGGACGATGGCCTCTGGATCCAGCCGACCAGCTCCATCCACATGTGGTTCATGCGGTTTGCAATCGATGTCGTCTGGGCGGCCGATGACGGGCGAGTGCTGAAGCTGGTCGAGAACATCAAGCCCTGGCGGATGAGCTTCTGCCGAGGCGCGAAGGTCGCACTCGAGCTGCCGGTCGGCGCGATCGCTCGGAGCGGCGTGCAGGTCGGCGATTATCTGGTGATCGAGCGCTAG